One Streptomyces hundungensis DNA segment encodes these proteins:
- a CDS encoding potassium channel family protein, which translates to MRVAIAGAGAVGRSIAGELLENGHEVLLVDKAPTAISVERVPLAEWLLADACEITSLDEAALQRCNVVIAATGDDKVNLVVSLLAKTEYGVPRVVARVNNPKNEWLFNESWGVDVAVSTPRLMSALVEEAVSVGDLVRLLRFSHGDANLVELTLPPESALAGTQVGDVAWPEDTSLVTIIRGTRVLTPSQEETLEAGDELLFVAAQAREEQLEDLLSVRRES; encoded by the coding sequence ATGCGTGTGGCGATTGCCGGGGCCGGCGCGGTGGGCCGTTCCATCGCGGGCGAGCTCCTGGAGAACGGGCACGAGGTGCTCCTCGTCGACAAGGCGCCCACCGCCATCTCGGTGGAGCGGGTGCCGCTCGCGGAGTGGCTGCTCGCGGACGCCTGCGAGATCACCTCGCTCGACGAGGCGGCGCTCCAGCGCTGCAACGTGGTCATCGCGGCCACCGGCGACGACAAGGTGAACCTGGTCGTCTCGCTGCTCGCCAAGACCGAGTACGGGGTGCCCCGGGTGGTGGCCCGGGTCAACAACCCGAAGAACGAGTGGCTGTTCAACGAGTCGTGGGGCGTGGACGTCGCCGTCTCGACGCCGCGGCTGATGTCGGCCCTGGTCGAGGAGGCGGTGAGCGTCGGTGATCTCGTACGCCTGCTGCGCTTCAGCCATGGCGACGCCAACCTGGTCGAGCTGACGCTGCCGCCGGAGTCGGCGCTGGCCGGCACGCAGGTCGGGGACGTGGCGTGGCCGGAGGACACCTCGCTGGTCACCATCATCCGGGGCACGCGGGTGCTCACGCCGAGCCAGGAGGAGACCCTGGAGGCGGGCGACGAGCTCTTGTTCGTGGCGGCGCAGGCGCGCGAGGAACAGCTGGAGGACCTGCTCTCGGTGCGCCGCGAGAGCTGA
- a CDS encoding DUF3159 domain-containing protein: MTSVDKPTTTPAPPADAKAVTEAALFEAFGGVRGMVETVLPGLLFVTIFTVNKDLHSSAIAALAVSLLLVVVRLVRKDTMKHAFSGVFGVAFGVVFAMMTGNAKDFYLPGMLYTLGLALAYIVTTLCGVPLMGLILGPVFKENLSWRTRNPGRKKAYAKASWAWGLILLAKCAILFPLYWWANTSQLGWVLIALKIPPFLLAVWLTWVFLAKAPAPIDVFAEMEAEEAAEKARKAAAHGEAGA, translated from the coding sequence GTGACGTCAGTCGACAAGCCGACCACCACCCCCGCCCCGCCCGCCGACGCGAAGGCCGTCACCGAAGCCGCGCTCTTCGAGGCGTTCGGTGGGGTGCGCGGCATGGTGGAGACGGTCCTTCCGGGACTGCTCTTCGTCACGATCTTCACGGTCAACAAGGACCTGCACAGCTCCGCGATCGCCGCACTCGCGGTGTCGCTGCTCCTTGTCGTGGTCCGCCTGGTCCGCAAGGACACCATGAAGCACGCCTTCAGCGGCGTCTTCGGCGTCGCCTTCGGTGTGGTCTTCGCGATGATGACGGGCAACGCCAAGGACTTCTATCTGCCGGGCATGCTCTACACCCTGGGCCTCGCGCTGGCGTACATCGTCACCACCCTGTGCGGGGTGCCCCTGATGGGGCTGATCCTCGGCCCGGTCTTCAAGGAGAACCTGTCCTGGCGCACCCGCAACCCGGGCCGCAAGAAGGCGTACGCGAAGGCCAGTTGGGCCTGGGGGCTGATCCTGCTCGCCAAGTGCGCGATCCTCTTCCCGCTCTACTGGTGGGCCAACACCTCCCAGCTCGGCTGGGTCCTGATCGCCCTGAAGATCCCGCCGTTCCTGCTCGCGGTCTGGCTCACCTGGGTCTTCCTCGCCAAGGCGCCGGCGCCGATCGACGTCTTCGCCGAGATGGAGGCGGAGGAAGCGGCCGAGAAGGCCCGCAAGGCCGCCGCCCACGGGGAAGCCGGGGCGTAA
- a CDS encoding OB-fold nucleic acid binding domain-containing protein has protein sequence MSADLRTEKPAGRFRRMLDRLSTSQEDLHSAELQEDTQATGCTRISECSDRQIVKVTGTLRTVTLRPRAGVPALEAELFDGTAPLDVVWLGRRSIVGIEPGRKLIASGRISLSHGRRVLFNPKYELRPLGQE, from the coding sequence ATGAGTGCTGACCTTCGTACCGAGAAGCCCGCGGGGCGTTTCCGCCGGATGCTCGACCGGCTGTCCACCTCGCAGGAGGACCTGCACTCCGCGGAGCTGCAAGAGGACACGCAGGCCACGGGGTGCACCCGCATCTCCGAGTGCAGCGACCGCCAGATAGTCAAAGTGACTGGTACCTTGCGGACCGTCACCCTGCGCCCCCGGGCCGGCGTGCCGGCGCTGGAGGCCGAGCTCTTCGACGGCACCGCGCCCCTGGACGTGGTGTGGCTGGGACGGCGCTCGATCGTGGGCATCGAGCCGGGCCGCAAGCTCATCGCTTCGGGCCGGATCTCCTTGAGCCACGGCCGGCGGGTCCTGTTCAACCCCAAATACGAACTCCGACCGCTCGGACAGGAGTAG
- a CDS encoding response regulator → MTRVLVVEDEPQIVRALVINLKARKYEVDAAPDGASALQLAAARHPDVVLLDLGLPDMDGVEVIRGLRGWTRVPILVLSARHTSDEKVEALDAGADDYVTKPFGMDELLARLRAAVRRAEPAGGAGGADDVVMVETEGFTVDLAAKKVNREGRDVRLTPTEWHLLEVLVRNTGRLVSQKQLLQEVWGPSYGTETNYLRVYMAQLRRKLELDPSHPRHFITEPGMGYRFER, encoded by the coding sequence ATGACCCGGGTGCTCGTGGTCGAGGACGAGCCGCAGATCGTGCGCGCGCTCGTGATCAACCTCAAGGCACGGAAGTACGAGGTGGACGCGGCCCCCGACGGCGCCAGCGCCCTCCAGCTCGCCGCCGCCCGCCACCCCGACGTGGTCCTCCTCGACCTCGGCCTGCCCGACATGGACGGCGTCGAGGTGATCCGGGGGCTCCGTGGCTGGACCCGGGTCCCCATCCTGGTGCTCTCCGCCCGCCACACCTCCGACGAGAAGGTCGAGGCGCTCGACGCGGGCGCCGACGACTACGTCACCAAGCCCTTCGGCATGGACGAACTGCTCGCCCGCCTGCGCGCCGCGGTGCGCAGGGCCGAGCCGGCCGGCGGCGCGGGCGGCGCCGACGACGTGGTGATGGTCGAGACCGAGGGCTTCACCGTCGACCTGGCCGCCAAGAAGGTCAACCGCGAGGGCCGCGACGTACGCCTCACGCCCACCGAATGGCATCTGCTCGAAGTGCTGGTCCGCAACACCGGCCGCCTGGTCAGCCAGAAACAGCTCCTCCAGGAGGTCTGGGGCCCCTCCTACGGCACCGAGACCAACTATCTGCGGGTCTACATGGCCCAGCTGCGCCGCAAGCTGGAACTCGACCCCTCGCACCCGCGCCACTTCATCACCGAGCCGGGCATGGGCTACCGCTTCGAACGCTGA
- a CDS encoding sensor histidine kinase — protein sequence MARGKLRIYLGAAPGVGKTYAMLSEAHRRVERGTDCVVAFVEHHGRPRTEVMLHGLEQIQRRPIEYRGSLFTEMDVDAVLERRPTVAVVDELAHTNVPGARNTKRWQDVEELLAAGIDVVSTVNIQHLESLGDVVESITGVRQRETVPDEVVRRADQIELVDMSPQALRRRMAHGNIYTSDKVDAALSNYFRPGNLTALRELALLWVADRVDEYLQQYRGEHDIKSTWQARERIVVGLTGGPEGRTLIRRAARMAAKGSGSEILAVYVARSDGLTSASPKELTVQRTLVEDLGGSFHHVIGDDIPASLLAFARGVNATQIVLGSSRRKAWQYILGPGVGQTVARDCGPDLDVHIVTHDEVAKGRGLPVARGARLGRARIVWGWAAGVIGPALLTVGLTNVEADLGLANDMLLFLTLTVAAALLGGLIPALASAAFGSFLLNYFFTPPVHRITIADPKNIVAIVIFVLVALSVASVVDVAARRTHQAARLRAESEILSFLAGSVLRGETSLDALLERVRETFAMESVALLERAGDVEPWTCAGSVGPCPVARPEDADVDMPVGDHMALALSGRVLPAEDRRVLGAFAAQAAVVLDRRRLVGEADQARKLAEGNRIRTALLAAVSHDLRTPLASIKAAVSSLRSDDVAWSDEDRAELLEGIEDGADRLDHLVGNLLDMSRLQTGTVTPLIREIDLDEVVPVALGGVPEDSVALDIPETLPMVEVDPGLLERAVANVVENAVKYSPPGRAVTVAASALADRVEIRVTDRGPGVPDAAKDRIFAPFQRYGDAPRGAGVGLGLAVARGFAEAMGGTLAAEDTPGGGLTMVLTVRAAPGRAQRPPDPDLLMNRTAQPATTEGRDPR from the coding sequence ATGGCACGCGGCAAGCTTCGGATCTACCTCGGCGCGGCGCCGGGCGTCGGCAAGACCTACGCCATGCTCTCCGAGGCGCACCGCCGGGTGGAGCGGGGCACGGACTGCGTCGTCGCGTTCGTCGAGCACCACGGCCGGCCGCGCACCGAGGTCATGCTGCACGGCCTGGAACAGATCCAGCGGCGCCCGATCGAATACCGCGGAAGCCTCTTCACCGAGATGGACGTCGACGCCGTCCTGGAGCGCAGGCCCACCGTCGCCGTGGTGGACGAACTCGCCCACACCAATGTGCCGGGCGCCCGCAACACCAAGCGCTGGCAGGACGTCGAGGAGCTGCTCGCCGCCGGCATCGACGTCGTGTCCACGGTCAACATCCAGCACCTGGAGTCCCTCGGCGACGTCGTCGAGTCGATCACCGGCGTACGCCAGCGCGAGACGGTGCCCGACGAAGTGGTGCGCCGGGCCGACCAGATCGAGCTCGTCGACATGTCGCCCCAGGCGCTGCGCCGGCGCATGGCGCACGGCAACATCTACACCTCCGACAAGGTCGACGCGGCCCTGTCCAACTACTTCCGCCCCGGCAACCTCACCGCGCTGCGCGAACTCGCGCTGCTCTGGGTCGCCGACCGGGTCGACGAATACCTCCAGCAGTACCGCGGCGAACACGACATCAAGTCCACCTGGCAGGCCCGCGAGCGCATCGTCGTCGGACTGACCGGCGGCCCCGAGGGCCGCACCCTCATCCGCCGGGCCGCCCGCATGGCCGCCAAGGGCTCCGGCAGCGAGATCCTCGCCGTGTACGTGGCCAGGAGCGACGGGCTGACCTCCGCGTCGCCCAAGGAACTCACCGTCCAGCGCACCCTCGTCGAGGACCTCGGCGGCAGCTTCCACCACGTCATAGGCGACGACATCCCGGCCTCGCTGCTCGCCTTCGCGCGCGGCGTCAACGCCACCCAGATCGTCCTCGGCTCCAGCCGCCGCAAGGCCTGGCAGTACATCCTGGGCCCCGGCGTCGGGCAGACCGTGGCCCGCGACTGCGGCCCCGACCTCGACGTCCACATCGTCACCCACGACGAGGTCGCCAAGGGCCGCGGCCTTCCCGTGGCCCGCGGCGCCCGCCTCGGACGGGCCCGCATCGTCTGGGGCTGGGCGGCCGGCGTGATCGGCCCCGCCCTGCTCACCGTGGGGCTGACCAACGTCGAGGCGGACCTCGGGCTCGCCAACGACATGCTGCTGTTCCTGACGCTGACCGTGGCCGCCGCCCTGCTCGGCGGCCTGATCCCGGCGCTCGCCTCGGCCGCGTTCGGCTCGTTCCTGCTGAACTACTTCTTCACCCCGCCCGTCCACCGGATCACGATCGCCGACCCGAAGAACATCGTCGCCATCGTCATCTTCGTGCTGGTCGCCCTCTCCGTCGCCTCCGTCGTCGACGTCGCGGCCCGCCGCACCCACCAGGCCGCCCGGCTGCGCGCGGAGTCCGAGATCCTCTCCTTCCTCGCGGGCAGCGTCCTGCGCGGCGAGACCAGCCTGGACGCCCTCCTGGAGCGGGTCCGCGAGACCTTCGCCATGGAGTCGGTGGCCCTGTTGGAGCGGGCCGGAGACGTGGAGCCCTGGACGTGCGCGGGCAGCGTCGGGCCGTGCCCGGTCGCCCGACCCGAGGACGCCGACGTCGACATGCCGGTCGGCGACCACATGGCGCTCGCCCTGTCCGGACGGGTGCTGCCCGCGGAGGACCGCAGGGTGCTCGGCGCCTTCGCCGCCCAGGCCGCCGTCGTCCTGGACCGCAGGCGCCTGGTGGGGGAGGCCGATCAGGCCCGCAAGCTCGCCGAGGGCAACCGCATCCGCACCGCGCTGCTCGCCGCCGTCAGCCACGACCTGCGCACCCCGCTCGCCTCCATCAAGGCCGCGGTCAGCTCGCTGCGCTCGGACGACGTCGCCTGGTCCGACGAGGACCGCGCCGAACTCCTCGAAGGCATCGAGGACGGCGCCGATCGCCTCGACCACCTGGTCGGCAACCTCCTCGACATGTCCCGCCTCCAGACCGGCACCGTGACCCCGCTGATCCGCGAGATCGACCTCGACGAGGTCGTGCCCGTGGCGCTCGGCGGCGTCCCCGAGGACAGCGTCGCCCTGGACATCCCCGAAACCCTGCCCATGGTCGAGGTCGACCCTGGCCTGCTGGAGCGGGCGGTGGCCAACGTCGTCGAGAACGCCGTCAAGTACAGCCCGCCGGGCCGCGCCGTCACGGTCGCCGCCAGCGCCCTCGCCGACCGCGTCGAGATACGGGTCACCGACCGCGGCCCGGGCGTCCCCGACGCCGCCAAGGACCGCATCTTCGCCCCCTTCCAGCGGTACGGGGACGCCCCGCGCGGCGCCGGAGTGGGCCTCGGTCTCGCCGTCGCCCGCGGCTTCGCCGAGGCCATGGGAGGCACCCTGGCCGCCGAGGACACCCCCGGCGGCGGCCTCACCATGGTCCTCACGGTCCGGGCCGCCCCCGGCCGGGCCCAGCGGCCCCCCGACCCCGACCTCCTCATGAACCGAACCGCTCAGCCCGCAACGACAGAAGGCAGGGATCCCCGATGA
- a CDS encoding ABC transporter ATP-binding protein has protein sequence MTQSTSGQGGATAVAEGPAGPMVRVDNLHRSYGSGAAAVHALRGVSFEVPRGELVALKGRSGSGKTTLLNLLGGLDQPDEGSVTVDGTQVVGLGEEGLLELRRDRIGFIFQSFGLIPILSAAENVGVPMRLKKVAPRERDERVALLLSLVGLGDHAAQRPGELSGGQQQRVAIARALANRPALLIADEPTGQLDAETGLAVMELLRAVVRSEGVTALVATHDTQLLGFADRVLELNDGQITDHG, from the coding sequence ATGACGCAGAGCACCAGCGGGCAGGGCGGCGCGACCGCCGTCGCGGAGGGACCGGCCGGGCCGATGGTCCGGGTCGACAACCTGCACCGCTCCTACGGGAGCGGCGCCGCGGCCGTGCACGCGCTGCGCGGCGTCTCCTTCGAGGTGCCGCGCGGTGAACTCGTCGCCCTCAAGGGGCGTTCGGGCTCCGGCAAGACCACCCTGCTCAACCTCCTGGGCGGCCTCGACCAGCCCGACGAGGGCAGCGTCACCGTCGACGGCACCCAGGTGGTGGGTCTGGGGGAGGAGGGGCTCCTGGAGCTGCGCCGGGACCGGATCGGCTTCATCTTCCAGTCCTTCGGCCTCATCCCCATCCTCAGCGCCGCCGAGAACGTGGGCGTCCCGATGCGGCTCAAGAAGGTCGCCCCGCGTGAGCGCGATGAGCGCGTCGCGCTGCTGCTCTCCCTGGTCGGCCTCGGCGACCACGCCGCCCAGCGGCCCGGCGAGCTCTCCGGCGGCCAGCAGCAGCGCGTCGCCATCGCCCGCGCGCTCGCCAACCGGCCCGCCCTGCTCATCGCGGACGAGCCCACCGGCCAGCTCGACGCCGAGACCGGGCTCGCGGTGATGGAGCTGCTGCGCGCCGTCGTCCGCAGCGAGGGCGTCACCGCCCTGGTGGCCACCCACGACACCCAGCTCCTCGGCTTCGCCGACCGGGTCCTCGAACTGAACGACGGACAGATCACCGACCACGGCTGA
- a CDS encoding DUF3710 domain-containing protein, producing MFGRRKKSGTAEDSAGEAEQVVEGTASAENDAAGAGGEARARRVNLPPAPRPDGPWDVSEVGEPGEGRVDLGGLFVPGVEGMELRVEVAGDAIVAATVVLNDSAVQLQGFAAPKKEGIWGEVREEIASGITQQGGIIDEVEGPLGWELRAQVPVQLPDGTNGVQLVRFVGVDGPRWFLRGVISGQGAVQPQAAGLLETIFRDTVVVRGEGPMAPRDPIVLKLPNDAQMVPEGVQQEDQEGSRFSGGMGQLQRGPEVTEIR from the coding sequence GTGTTCGGACGTCGCAAGAAGAGCGGTACCGCCGAGGACTCGGCGGGCGAGGCCGAGCAGGTTGTCGAGGGCACCGCGTCCGCTGAGAACGACGCGGCCGGAGCCGGTGGCGAGGCTCGCGCGCGCAGGGTGAACCTGCCGCCGGCGCCCCGCCCGGACGGACCCTGGGACGTTTCCGAGGTGGGCGAGCCCGGCGAGGGCCGGGTGGACCTCGGGGGACTGTTCGTCCCCGGGGTCGAGGGCATGGAGCTGCGGGTCGAGGTCGCGGGCGACGCGATCGTGGCGGCCACGGTCGTCCTGAACGACAGCGCGGTCCAGCTCCAGGGTTTCGCGGCACCGAAGAAGGAAGGCATCTGGGGCGAGGTCCGCGAGGAGATCGCCTCCGGCATCACCCAGCAGGGCGGCATCATCGACGAGGTCGAGGGCCCGCTGGGCTGGGAGCTGCGCGCGCAGGTTCCCGTGCAGCTGCCCGACGGCACCAACGGCGTCCAGCTGGTCCGCTTCGTGGGCGTGGACGGCCCGCGCTGGTTCCTGCGCGGTGTCATCTCCGGCCAGGGCGCGGTGCAGCCGCAGGCCGCCGGGCTCCTGGAGACGATCTTCCGGGACACCGTCGTGGTGCGCGGCGAGGGCCCGATGGCGCCCCGCGACCCGATCGTCCTGAAGCTCCCCAACGACGCGCAGATGGTCCCCGAGGGCGTCCAGCAGGAGGACCAGGAGGGCTCGCGCTTCTCCGGCGGCATGGGCCAGCTCCAGCGTGGCCCCGAGGTCACCGAGATTCGCTGA
- the dut gene encoding dUTP diphosphatase — protein sequence MTREPVDVLIRRVDPEVPIPAYGHPGDAGADLVTTEAAELAPGERAVLATGVSIALPDGYAAFVHPRSGLAARCGVALVNAPGTVDAGYRGEIKVIVVNLDPRESVRFERFDRIAQLVVQQVEKVRFHEVAELPGSARAEGGFGSTGGHAAVDGSAATGGTTGGNRYASVVSDREGQ from the coding sequence GTGACCCGTGAACCCGTAGATGTCCTCATCCGCCGCGTCGACCCGGAGGTGCCGATTCCGGCGTACGGGCACCCGGGCGACGCCGGAGCGGATCTGGTCACCACCGAGGCCGCCGAGCTCGCGCCGGGCGAGCGCGCGGTCCTGGCGACCGGTGTCTCCATCGCGCTGCCCGACGGCTACGCGGCCTTCGTGCACCCCCGTTCGGGGCTCGCCGCCCGGTGCGGTGTCGCCCTGGTGAATGCCCCGGGGACGGTGGATGCCGGGTACCGTGGAGAGATCAAGGTGATCGTGGTCAACCTCGACCCGCGCGAGAGCGTGCGGTTCGAGCGCTTCGACCGCATTGCCCAACTGGTCGTCCAGCAGGTTGAGAAGGTGCGCTTCCACGAGGTGGCGGAACTTCCCGGCTCGGCGCGGGCCGAGGGGGGCTTCGGGTCCACCGGCGGTCATGCCGCCGTGGACGGTTCGGCCGCCACTGGCGGCACAACGGGTGGGAATCGATACGCTTCGGTCGTATCCGACCGGGAAGGACAGTGA
- a CDS encoding PaaI family thioesterase, protein MTATSASLTPPADAMAPVRHPDAPAPGELLGAHYGHCFGCGDGQPHGLHLAARAGQGVTVTAEFTVREAHQGAPGLAHGGVLATALDETLGSLNWLLRVIAVTGRLETDFARPVPVGTVLHLEAEVTAVAGRKIYSRATGRIGGPEGPVAVRAQALFIEVKVDHFIDNGRPAEIQAAMSDPDQVRRARAFEVNP, encoded by the coding sequence GTGACTGCTACATCTGCGTCCCTGACGCCCCCGGCCGACGCCATGGCGCCGGTGCGGCACCCCGACGCGCCCGCACCCGGCGAGCTGCTGGGCGCGCACTACGGGCACTGCTTCGGCTGCGGCGACGGACAGCCCCACGGGCTGCACCTGGCGGCCCGGGCCGGCCAGGGCGTGACCGTCACCGCCGAGTTCACCGTGCGGGAGGCCCACCAGGGCGCCCCCGGCCTCGCCCACGGCGGGGTGCTGGCCACCGCGCTCGACGAGACGCTCGGCTCGCTGAACTGGCTGCTGCGGGTGATCGCGGTGACCGGCCGCCTGGAGACGGACTTCGCCCGGCCGGTGCCGGTCGGCACCGTGCTGCATCTGGAGGCCGAGGTCACCGCGGTGGCCGGCCGCAAGATCTACTCCCGGGCCACCGGCCGCATCGGGGGCCCCGAGGGGCCCGTGGCGGTCCGCGCCCAGGCCCTCTTCATCGAGGTGAAGGTGGACCACTTCATCGACAACGGACGACCGGCCGAGATCCAGGCCGCCATGTCCGACCCCGACCAGGTCAGGCGCGCCCGCGCCTTCGAGGTGAACCCGTGA
- a CDS encoding DUF3093 domain-containing protein: protein MQPNAPQYAERLTVPRSWWFISVLVGVACALMLLPVGTLALLAGFVGGTAVSWVVVSSYGSVRIRVLADTLVAGEARIPVKALGEPEILDAEEARAWRLHKADPRAFMLLRAYIPTAVKVEITDPSDPTPYAYLSTRDPEALKAALNAVRTA, encoded by the coding sequence ATGCAGCCCAACGCCCCGCAGTACGCAGAACGCCTGACCGTGCCCCGCTCGTGGTGGTTCATCTCCGTCCTGGTCGGCGTCGCGTGCGCGCTGATGCTGCTGCCCGTGGGCACGCTCGCGCTGCTCGCCGGCTTCGTGGGCGGCACCGCGGTGTCCTGGGTGGTGGTGAGCTCGTACGGCTCGGTGCGGATCCGGGTGCTCGCGGACACGCTGGTCGCCGGGGAGGCCCGGATCCCGGTGAAGGCGCTCGGCGAGCCCGAGATCCTGGACGCCGAGGAGGCGCGGGCCTGGCGGCTGCACAAGGCCGATCCGCGCGCGTTCATGCTGCTGCGGGCCTACATCCCGACGGCGGTGAAGGTGGAGATCACGGATCCCTCGGACCCGACGCCCTACGCCTACCTGTCGACCCGCGACCCCGAGGCGCTGAAGGCAGCCCTGAACGCGGTCCGCACGGCCTGA
- a CDS encoding DUF4193 domain-containing protein — protein MATDYDTPRKTDDDVDSDSLEELKARRNDKSTSTVDVDEYEAAEGMELPGADLSNEELAVRVLPKQADEFTCMSCFLVHHRSQLAREKNGQPICRDCD, from the coding sequence ATGGCAACGGACTACGACACCCCACGCAAGACCGACGACGACGTCGATTCCGACAGCCTTGAAGAGCTGAAGGCCCGGCGCAACGACAAGTCCACCTCGACCGTCGACGTCGACGAGTACGAGGCCGCCGAAGGCATGGAACTGCCCGGCGCGGACCTGTCCAACGAAGAGCTCGCCGTCCGCGTCCTGCCCAAGCAGGCCGACGAGTTCACCTGCATGAGCTGTTTCCTCGTGCACCACCGCAGCCAGCTGGCCCGGGAGAAGAACGGCCAGCCGATCTGCCGCGACTGCGACTGA
- a CDS encoding sensor histidine kinase, giving the protein MAATPAPPTAPPKPAWAPKSAEPPFPWLRPTIRIRLTLLYGGMFMIAGILLLSIIYLLAAQALHAGSAPFKIMGGQNITLSSGSCQLPASGTFQEINDAIGVCMAQQRQHALDNLLSRSLLALVGLSVIAFAFGYAMAGRVLSPLGRITRTARRVAGTDLTRRIELDGPDDELKELSDTFDEMLDRLERAFTAQQRFVANASHELRTPLAINRTLLEVHLSDPGAPVELQQLGKTLLATNERSEQLVEGLLLLARSDNEIIDRKPVDLAEVASRAIDQARTEAEAKGVEIRGERAAAVVQGNGVLLERIALNLVQNAVRYNAPEDGWVEVVTALKDGQATLIVTNTGPVVPAYEIDNIFEPFRRLRTERTGSDKGVGLGLSIARSVARAHGGRIIAEPREGGGLVMRVTLPV; this is encoded by the coding sequence ATGGCCGCCACCCCCGCGCCGCCCACGGCGCCCCCGAAGCCGGCCTGGGCCCCGAAGTCGGCCGAACCGCCCTTTCCCTGGCTCAGGCCCACCATCCGCATACGTCTGACGCTGCTCTACGGCGGCATGTTCATGATCGCGGGGATACTGCTCCTCTCGATCATCTACCTGCTCGCCGCCCAGGCCCTGCACGCGGGCAGCGCCCCCTTCAAGATCATGGGGGGTCAGAACATCACGCTGTCCAGCGGCAGTTGTCAGCTCCCCGCGTCGGGCACCTTCCAGGAGATCAACGACGCGATCGGCGTCTGCATGGCCCAGCAGCGCCAGCACGCCCTGGACAACCTCCTCAGCCGCTCCCTGCTCGCCCTCGTCGGCCTCAGCGTCATCGCCTTCGCGTTCGGGTACGCGATGGCCGGCCGGGTCCTGTCGCCGCTCGGCAGGATCACCCGGACCGCGCGCCGCGTGGCCGGCACGGACCTGACCCGGCGCATCGAGCTCGACGGCCCCGACGACGAGCTCAAGGAGCTCTCCGACACCTTCGACGAGATGCTGGACCGCCTGGAGCGGGCCTTCACCGCCCAGCAGCGCTTCGTCGCCAACGCATCCCACGAGCTGCGCACCCCGCTGGCGATCAACCGCACGCTCCTGGAGGTGCACCTGTCCGACCCCGGCGCCCCGGTGGAGCTCCAGCAGCTCGGCAAGACGCTGCTCGCCACCAACGAGCGCAGCGAACAGCTCGTGGAGGGCCTGCTGCTGCTCGCCCGCAGCGACAACGAGATCATCGACCGCAAGCCCGTGGACCTCGCCGAGGTCGCCTCCCGCGCCATCGACCAGGCCAGGACCGAGGCCGAGGCCAAGGGCGTCGAGATCCGCGGCGAGCGGGCCGCGGCCGTGGTCCAGGGCAACGGCGTGCTCCTGGAGCGCATCGCCCTCAACCTGGTCCAGAACGCGGTCCGCTACAACGCCCCCGAGGACGGCTGGGTCGAGGTCGTCACCGCGCTCAAGGACGGCCAGGCGACGCTGATCGTGACCAATACGGGGCCGGTGGTCCCGGCGTACGAGATCGACAACATCTTCGAGCCGTTCCGGCGGCTGCGCACCGAGCGCACCGGCAGCGACAAGGGCGTCGGTCTTGGCCTGTCCATCGCCCGGTCGGTCGCGCGGGCCCATGGAGGCCGTATCATCGCGGAGCCCCGCGAAGGCGGCGGCCTCGTGATGCGTGTCACCCTGCCGGTCTGA
- a CDS encoding response regulator transcription factor: MRVLVVEDEQLLADAVATGLRREAMAVDVVYDGAAALERIGVNDYDVVVLDRDLPNVHGDDVCRKIVELGMPTRVLMLTAAGDVSDRVEGLEIGADDYLPKPFAFTELTARVRALGRRTTVPLPPILERAGIKLDPNRREVFREGREIQLAPKEFAVLEVLMRSEGAVVSAEQLLEKAWDENTDPFTNVVRVTVMTLRRKLGEPPVIVTVPGSGYRI, from the coding sequence GTGCGCGTACTCGTCGTCGAGGACGAGCAGCTGCTCGCCGATGCGGTGGCCACCGGACTGCGCCGGGAGGCCATGGCCGTCGACGTCGTGTACGACGGCGCCGCGGCCCTGGAGCGGATCGGGGTGAACGACTACGACGTGGTGGTGCTCGACCGGGACCTGCCGAACGTCCACGGCGACGACGTCTGCCGCAAGATCGTCGAGCTGGGCATGCCCACCCGCGTCCTGATGCTGACCGCGGCCGGGGACGTCAGCGACCGGGTCGAGGGCCTGGAGATCGGCGCGGACGACTACCTGCCCAAGCCCTTCGCCTTCACCGAGCTGACCGCCCGGGTGCGTGCGCTCGGCCGGCGCACCACCGTGCCGCTGCCGCCCATCCTGGAACGGGCCGGCATCAAGCTGGACCCCAACCGCCGGGAGGTCTTCCGCGAGGGCAGGGAGATCCAGCTCGCGCCCAAGGAGTTCGCCGTCCTGGAAGTCCTCATGCGCAGCGAAGGCGCGGTGGTGTCGGCCGAGCAGCTCCTGGAGAAGGCCTGGGACGAGAACACCGACCCGTTCACCAACGTCGTGCGGGTCACCGTCATGACCCTGCGCCGCAAGCTCGGCGAGCCCCCGGTGATCGTCACCGTGCCGGGCTCGGGTTACCGGATCTGA